The Pirellulimonas nuda genome includes a region encoding these proteins:
- the coaD gene encoding pantetheine-phosphate adenylyltransferase, whose amino-acid sequence MSRRAVYTGSFDPISLGHWNVIERSSRLVDELIVGVGLNVDKQPLFTAEQRVELLRRVAAKLPNVEVRQFNGLAVRFVRECDARVIVRGVRSLTDMETEFTMTLANRKLDPGIETVFLMADDEFSHVSSSLIKQITPLADDEELARFVPREIIPDLRARLGG is encoded by the coding sequence ATGTCTCGCCGCGCTGTCTACACGGGCTCGTTCGACCCTATCTCGCTGGGCCACTGGAACGTGATCGAGCGCAGCAGCCGGTTGGTGGACGAGCTGATCGTCGGCGTAGGGCTGAACGTCGACAAGCAGCCGCTGTTTACCGCGGAGCAGCGGGTCGAGCTGCTCAGGCGCGTCGCCGCGAAGCTCCCCAACGTCGAGGTCCGGCAGTTCAACGGCCTAGCGGTGCGGTTCGTGCGCGAGTGCGACGCGCGGGTGATCGTCCGCGGCGTGCGCTCGCTGACCGACATGGAGACGGAGTTCACCATGACGCTCGCCAACCGCAAGCTCGACCCCGGCATCGAGACGGTGTTCTTGATGGCGGACGACGAGTTCTCTCACGTCTCTAGCTCGCTCATCAAGCAGATCACGCCGCTGGCGGACGACGAAGAGCTGGCGCGGTTCGTGCCGCGCGAGATCATCCCCGACCTACGCGCACGGCTCGGCGGCTGA
- a CDS encoding S1 family peptidase has product MRRRPAILLAAIALASAAGGAVAAAPHPAVARISVVETGGQAFGSGTLIDVRDRYALVVTNWHVVEGAVGKIEVTFPSGFKSEALALKLDETWDLAALVIWRPPTEPVAIAKRPPQSGERLTICGYGQGEYRAISGQCRSYYSPRTGYPQEIVELDVEARQGDSGGPIFNQRGELAGVLFGAGQGTTLGSFGPRVERFLATLSPGAARGEGRPQLVKQAAPAAAAAAEEPAVAAEQGPTGPADLEPAGAVAAAGAFPAPAPVETPAEAPEIEGLPGPTVDWLGEGKTLLAIVALAFVLMQGARLMV; this is encoded by the coding sequence TTGAGACGCCGCCCCGCCATCCTGCTTGCCGCGATAGCCCTGGCGAGCGCCGCCGGGGGGGCCGTGGCCGCTGCGCCCCACCCCGCGGTGGCGCGGATCTCTGTGGTTGAGACGGGCGGCCAGGCGTTCGGCTCGGGCACGCTGATCGACGTCCGCGACCGGTACGCCCTGGTGGTCACCAATTGGCACGTGGTCGAGGGGGCCGTCGGGAAGATCGAGGTGACCTTCCCCTCTGGGTTCAAGAGCGAGGCCCTCGCGCTGAAGCTGGACGAGACGTGGGACCTCGCGGCGCTAGTGATCTGGCGGCCGCCGACCGAGCCGGTCGCCATCGCCAAACGCCCGCCGCAGTCGGGCGAGCGGTTGACCATCTGCGGCTACGGCCAGGGGGAGTACCGCGCCATCTCTGGACAGTGCCGCAGCTACTACTCCCCGCGGACCGGGTACCCCCAGGAGATCGTTGAGCTGGACGTCGAGGCCCGACAGGGGGACTCCGGCGGGCCGATCTTCAACCAGCGGGGCGAGCTGGCCGGCGTGCTGTTCGGGGCGGGGCAGGGGACCACGCTCGGGAGCTTCGGGCCCCGCGTAGAACGGTTCTTGGCGACGCTTTCGCCCGGCGCGGCCCGTGGCGAGGGGCGTCCGCAATTGGTCAAACAGGCGGCGCCCGCGGCCGCCGCTGCGGCGGAAGAACCGGCCGTAGCGGCCGAGCAGGGGCCCACCGGGCCCGCCGACCTTGAGCCGGCAGGGGCGGTTGCCGCGGCGGGGGCGTTCCCAGCGCCAGCGCCGGTAGAAACGCCGGCAGAGGCCCCTGAAATCGAGGGTTTGCCCGGGCCCACGGTCGACTGGCTGGGGGAGGGGAAGACGCTGCTGGCCATTGTGGCGCTCGCCTTCGTGCTGATGCAGGGCGCGCGGCTGATGGTTTGA
- a CDS encoding aminotransferase class V-fold PLP-dependent enzyme, giving the protein MFVIDWGWRMLEVDNATLESTRAALRAQMPITERWAYFDHAAVAPLPRPTMQAIQEWTTQAGEQGDTAWPAWAKQAEATRRDAAALIGADPGEIALVANTTAGINLVAEGIDWREGDNLVLPADEYPSNQYPWLNQAWRGVEVRTLPTDRGRVDLSALRDACDARTRIVSMSWVQFSAGYRHDIDAAVEIAHAAGAWFFLDAIQGLGVFPLDVRSTPVDFLAADGHKWMLGPEGAGMAYIRRDRLEQLRPVGVGAHSVKHAHDYTRIDMDLRDTAARYEGGSMNMPGMLGFGASLALLRSLPAGAAAACVLDITDYAVERLQSSGAQIVSHRTPEDGRDPRSGIVSFELPGRDPMEFRSGCLEAGVVLSCRAGRLRIAPHAYTNREDVDRLISML; this is encoded by the coding sequence GTGTTTGTGATTGACTGGGGCTGGCGGATGCTAGAAGTCGACAACGCGACGCTTGAATCGACCCGCGCTGCGCTACGCGCGCAAATGCCCATCACCGAGCGCTGGGCGTACTTCGACCACGCCGCGGTGGCGCCCCTGCCGCGCCCGACGATGCAGGCCATTCAAGAGTGGACCACCCAGGCCGGCGAGCAGGGAGACACCGCCTGGCCGGCGTGGGCCAAACAGGCAGAAGCAACACGCCGCGACGCGGCCGCGTTGATCGGCGCCGATCCCGGTGAGATCGCCCTGGTCGCCAACACCACCGCGGGCATCAACCTGGTGGCCGAGGGGATCGACTGGCGCGAGGGCGACAACCTCGTGCTGCCGGCCGACGAGTACCCGTCCAACCAGTACCCGTGGCTCAACCAAGCGTGGCGCGGCGTCGAGGTGCGAACGCTGCCGACCGACCGCGGCCGGGTCGACCTGTCGGCCCTGCGCGACGCGTGCGACGCACGCACGCGTATCGTCTCGATGAGTTGGGTGCAGTTCTCGGCGGGCTACCGGCACGACATCGACGCCGCGGTGGAGATCGCGCACGCGGCCGGCGCGTGGTTCTTCCTCGACGCGATCCAGGGACTCGGGGTCTTCCCGCTAGACGTGCGCAGCACGCCGGTCGATTTCCTGGCGGCCGACGGCCACAAATGGATGCTGGGCCCCGAGGGCGCCGGGATGGCGTACATCCGCCGCGACCGGCTTGAGCAGCTCCGCCCGGTGGGCGTGGGCGCCCACAGCGTGAAGCACGCCCACGACTACACGCGGATCGACATGGACCTCCGCGACACGGCCGCCCGCTACGAAGGGGGCTCGATGAACATGCCGGGCATGCTGGGCTTCGGCGCCAGCCTGGCGCTGCTGCGGTCGCTCCCGGCCGGCGCCGCCGCGGCCTGCGTGCTGGACATCACCGACTACGCGGTAGAGCGGTTGCAATCGTCCGGCGCCCAGATCGTCTCGCACCGGACGCCGGAGGACGGGCGCGACCCGCGCTCGGGCATCGTCTCGTTCGAACTGCCGGGCCGCGACCCGATGGAGTTCCGCAGCGGGTGCCTCGAGGCCGGGGTCGTGCTCAGTTGCCGCGCCGGCCGGCTACGGATCGCCCCCCACGCCTACACCAACCGGGAAGACGTCGATCGGCTCATCAGCATGTTGTAG
- a CDS encoding DinB family protein: protein MSHHRINRMIEQSEMVRRVLKGYLTDLTPDQWFWTPGEGLTHVAWQIGHLAASEYALLMKRVRGAEKADQDFMPDAFFAQYGRGSTPDPDPSANWPVDDILLVFDDVHDRCMAAAADYDEAELVEPLEQPHPVFKTKLAAIEYQPIHEAMHIGQVVLLRRLMGKAASW from the coding sequence ATGAGTCACCATCGAATCAACCGGATGATTGAACAGAGCGAAATGGTCCGGCGAGTGCTCAAGGGCTACCTCACCGACCTGACGCCCGACCAGTGGTTCTGGACCCCCGGCGAGGGGCTGACGCACGTCGCGTGGCAGATCGGGCACCTCGCCGCCAGCGAGTACGCGTTGCTGATGAAGCGCGTCCGCGGCGCTGAAAAGGCCGACCAAGATTTCATGCCCGACGCGTTCTTTGCTCAGTACGGGCGGGGGTCGACACCCGACCCCGATCCGTCCGCCAACTGGCCCGTTGACGACATCCTGCTTGTGTTCGACGACGTTCACGACCGCTGCATGGCCGCCGCCGCGGACTACGACGAGGCCGAGCTCGTCGAGCCGCTCGAACAGCCCCACCCGGTGTTCAAGACCAAGCTGGCCGCCATCGAGTACCAACCGATCCACGAGGCGATGCACATCGGCCAGGTGGTGCTGCTGAGGCGGCTGATGGGCAAAGCGGCTAGCTGGTGA
- a CDS encoding sulfatase family protein, which translates to MKATRSVAIVWRSLVAVLAVWTVAAPSYGAAADRPNLLFAFADDWGRYASIYAQLDGPGRASDVVRTPNIDRAAREGVLFRNAFVNAPSCTPCRSSLLSGQYFWRTGRGAILRGAVWDPAIPSYPLLLHDAGYHIGKSYKVWGPGTPKDAPYGEDKHAFESAGGAFNSFSQQASKLVKQGVTLDAAKARLLDQVRANFAAMLDAREPGQPFCYWFGPTNVHRKWVQGSGKALWGLDPEELKGKLPAFLPDVPVVREDFADYLGEAMAFDAAVGVLQEELARRGETENTLLAISGDHGAPGFPRGKCNLYDFGVAVPLIVSGPGVPGGRVVDDLVTLVDLAPTFLDAAGETPPGVMTGRSLMPVLRSDKSGQVDPERTWVVTGRERHVESARPGNLPYPQRAIRTRDHLFIINFEPDRWPMGSPMSDDPPSEQRVLDDTRAIYADMDASPTKAWLVSQRDNPEWARDYNLAFGKRPREELYVLNSDPDQVNNVSADPRHAGVVAELRTRLMDELRRTGDPRVAPGKVVYEHPPFTGDGSD; encoded by the coding sequence ATGAAGGCGACTCGATCGGTGGCGATCGTTTGGCGGAGTTTGGTAGCGGTGCTCGCGGTTTGGACCGTCGCCGCCCCGAGCTACGGGGCCGCGGCGGACCGGCCGAACCTGTTGTTCGCCTTCGCCGACGACTGGGGTCGGTACGCCAGCATTTATGCACAACTAGACGGCCCGGGCCGCGCCAGTGACGTCGTGCGCACGCCGAACATCGATCGCGCGGCCCGCGAAGGGGTATTGTTCCGCAACGCGTTTGTTAATGCCCCCTCGTGCACGCCGTGCCGCAGCTCGCTGCTGAGCGGGCAGTACTTCTGGCGGACCGGCCGCGGCGCCATCCTGCGCGGCGCGGTGTGGGACCCGGCCATCCCGTCGTACCCGCTGTTGCTGCACGACGCCGGTTACCACATCGGCAAGTCGTATAAGGTGTGGGGCCCTGGAACGCCGAAGGACGCACCGTACGGCGAAGACAAGCACGCCTTCGAGTCGGCCGGCGGCGCGTTCAACAGCTTCTCGCAACAGGCCTCGAAACTCGTGAAGCAAGGCGTCACGCTCGACGCGGCCAAGGCCCGGCTGCTGGACCAAGTGCGCGCCAACTTCGCCGCGATGCTCGACGCCCGCGAGCCCGGGCAGCCCTTCTGTTATTGGTTCGGCCCGACGAACGTCCATCGGAAGTGGGTGCAAGGCTCTGGCAAGGCTTTGTGGGGGCTCGACCCCGAAGAGCTCAAGGGCAAGCTGCCGGCGTTCCTGCCCGACGTGCCGGTGGTCCGCGAGGACTTCGCAGACTACCTGGGCGAAGCGATGGCCTTCGACGCCGCGGTGGGGGTGCTGCAGGAGGAGCTGGCGCGACGCGGCGAAACCGAGAACACGCTGCTAGCGATCAGCGGCGATCACGGCGCCCCCGGGTTCCCCCGCGGCAAGTGCAACCTGTACGACTTCGGCGTCGCCGTGCCGTTGATCGTGAGCGGCCCTGGCGTGCCGGGGGGACGCGTTGTCGACGACCTGGTGACCCTGGTCGATCTGGCGCCGACCTTCCTCGACGCGGCCGGCGAGACCCCGCCCGGCGTGATGACGGGCCGGTCGCTGATGCCGGTCTTGCGTTCCGACAAGTCGGGGCAGGTCGACCCCGAGCGCACCTGGGTGGTCACCGGTCGCGAACGCCACGTTGAATCGGCCCGGCCCGGCAACCTTCCCTACCCCCAGCGGGCCATCCGCACCCGCGACCACCTGTTCATCATCAACTTTGAGCCGGACCGCTGGCCGATGGGCTCGCCGATGTCGGACGACCCCCCCAGCGAGCAGCGGGTGCTAGACGACACCCGCGCGATCTACGCCGACATGGACGCCAGCCCCACCAAGGCCTGGCTGGTTTCACAACGCGACAACCCCGAGTGGGCGCGTGACTACAACCTGGCGTTCGGTAAGCGGCCGCGCGAAGAGTTGTATGTGTTAAACAGCGACCCGGATCAAGTAAACAACGTTTCGGCAGACCCGCGGCACGCCGGCGTGGTTGCCGAGTTGCGAACGCGGCTGATGGACGAGCTGCGCCGCACCGGCGACCCGCGCGTGGCGCCGGGCAAAGTCGTGTACGAGCACCCGCCGTTCACGGGCGACGGATCTGATTGA
- a CDS encoding PDZ domain-containing protein, which produces MSIALRTPNGPCHAPRSLWLASAALAAMLIGGSAAAAPQDDAPAADAPSAENEDADADADEQPAENPSDSEEETASHLLGMRIMHSDEGGAWVAKIEPLSPAWNAGIRKGDRVVEFYGVKSAPFEEFIEAAKTVVLEKKEGDTIPITVERNDEQLNLQIAARGEETPDPAQAQGVQAQGAQPQGAAQGGQATAPAAGGAAGPMPGATAPGQPGYTAGGGVAGGGAVGDGGVLVVPSAGYGAGVNFNGAGNQAGLGGGGLQSGSQPPVGEQRRNELANLRQAQRNGQTLDDQQTRRLQELTQLEANGQLEADTGPELNEQQQNQLSEFRRRIDAGGRLSDAQMHEYRRLQGMARNQQGTADSVPDYSRQDELEERAMQGRLSADEQQELGRLREQGGPLVDDPQQFSSVADDLQRSRGENFLPPQMQDRYNELTRDGQRLSSQQQDELQRMDRYRAYRTQRAAQQHMQQQQAGGNRGVASPQQAAQQRRFEQYQQQMQQLRGGQGGQGVQGAAAQQAQQGAAMRQQGQQAIGQQGAGNQNAGQQGGNQPNGAQQQGAAGAAGGASGTGGAGAAGGSNGAGGAGAAGGAGAAGGAGGAGSGGAGGAGGAGG; this is translated from the coding sequence ATGAGCATCGCACTTCGGACGCCAAACGGCCCATGCCACGCCCCGCGGTCCCTCTGGCTCGCGTCTGCAGCGCTCGCTGCGATGCTTATCGGTGGTTCAGCCGCCGCGGCGCCCCAAGACGACGCCCCCGCGGCCGACGCGCCGTCGGCCGAAAACGAGGACGCGGACGCGGACGCGGACGAGCAGCCCGCGGAGAACCCTTCCGATTCTGAGGAGGAAACCGCCTCGCACCTGCTGGGCATGCGGATCATGCACTCAGACGAGGGGGGCGCGTGGGTGGCCAAGATCGAGCCGCTGAGCCCCGCTTGGAACGCCGGCATCCGCAAGGGGGACCGCGTGGTCGAGTTCTACGGCGTGAAGAGCGCCCCGTTCGAAGAGTTCATCGAGGCCGCCAAGACCGTGGTGCTTGAGAAGAAAGAAGGCGACACCATCCCGATCACCGTCGAACGCAACGACGAACAGCTAAACCTGCAGATCGCCGCCCGCGGCGAAGAAACGCCAGATCCGGCCCAGGCTCAGGGCGTTCAAGCTCAGGGCGCCCAGCCGCAAGGCGCAGCACAGGGCGGGCAAGCGACCGCCCCCGCGGCGGGCGGCGCGGCGGGGCCCATGCCGGGCGCCACGGCGCCGGGGCAGCCCGGATACACCGCGGGTGGCGGGGTCGCTGGCGGAGGGGCTGTCGGCGATGGCGGCGTGTTGGTTGTCCCGTCGGCCGGCTATGGGGCGGGAGTGAACTTCAACGGCGCGGGGAACCAGGCGGGCCTCGGGGGCGGTGGCCTACAAAGCGGTTCACAGCCGCCTGTCGGCGAGCAGCGCCGCAACGAGCTCGCTAACCTCCGCCAAGCCCAGCGGAACGGCCAAACGTTGGACGACCAGCAAACGCGCCGGCTGCAAGAACTGACGCAGCTAGAAGCCAATGGCCAGCTCGAAGCCGACACCGGCCCTGAGCTGAACGAGCAGCAGCAGAACCAACTCAGCGAGTTCCGTCGCCGCATCGACGCAGGGGGAAGGCTCTCCGACGCCCAGATGCACGAGTACCGCCGCCTGCAGGGGATGGCCAGGAATCAACAAGGGACGGCCGACTCCGTGCCAGACTACTCACGGCAGGACGAGCTAGAAGAGCGCGCGATGCAGGGCCGGCTGAGCGCGGACGAGCAGCAAGAGCTGGGGCGGCTCCGCGAACAGGGGGGCCCGCTCGTCGACGACCCTCAGCAGTTTTCTTCTGTGGCGGACGACCTGCAGCGCAGCCGTGGCGAGAACTTCCTGCCCCCGCAGATGCAGGACCGCTACAACGAACTAACGCGCGACGGTCAGCGTCTGTCTTCCCAGCAACAAGACGAGCTGCAACGCATGGACCGGTACCGGGCCTACCGCACGCAGCGCGCCGCGCAGCAGCACATGCAGCAACAACAAGCGGGGGGCAACCGCGGCGTGGCTTCGCCGCAGCAGGCTGCCCAGCAGCGCCGCTTTGAGCAGTACCAGCAACAGATGCAACAACTCCGCGGCGGACAGGGTGGCCAAGGGGTGCAGGGTGCCGCTGCCCAGCAGGCGCAGCAAGGCGCCGCGATGCGACAGCAGGGGCAGCAAGCGATCGGCCAACAAGGCGCCGGTAATCAGAACGCCGGGCAACAGGGCGGCAACCAGCCCAATGGCGCTCAGCAGCAAGGCGCCGCCGGAGCCGCCGGCGGAGCGAGCGGAACCGGTGGAGCAGGGGCCGCCGGCGGATCGAATGGAGCCGGGGGCGCAGGGGCCGCCGGAGGAGCAGGGGCCGCGGGGGGCGCGGGCGGAGCGGGCTCAGGCGGAGCTGGTGGCGCCGGGGGGGCGGGCGGCTAA
- a CDS encoding serine/threonine-protein kinase has protein sequence MATVYQVGDRVGPYRLTGVLGEGGAGQVFRAQWAPTDQQRADGPADHPPEAAVKLLLPSHADSEELFRRFVREIGLAQQIDHPNLMRHLDSGIADGTLYYAMEVVPHGTMRQVLRQRGVLSWRDAVEGAMHVADALSALHQAGVVHRDLKPENIFLSESGLLKLGDFGLAFTDQGSQITLGGQTVGSVRYMAPEQVRGQRDLDGRCDLYALGCVLFEMLTGRPPFVSTEPMRAFMQHVEEAPPRVRTLAPGAPRSLDALVDCLLSKDKHDRPPSAEALGRALAALLDSEAGEVPSLDAYLSGATPAIEPLPVGDAEEEDSLYGSSTPASGLLAADEAAELAPEEPADAPRPTDLAHRLSVGPPAAAPASNGKLLALLAAVAVVAIGITIASQGIGGPDDPPAPPAAGAVAP, from the coding sequence ATGGCTACCGTCTACCAAGTGGGCGATCGCGTGGGCCCCTACCGGCTGACCGGGGTCCTGGGCGAGGGGGGCGCCGGCCAGGTCTTCCGCGCGCAGTGGGCGCCCACCGACCAACAGCGCGCCGACGGGCCGGCGGACCACCCGCCCGAGGCGGCGGTCAAGCTGCTGCTGCCGTCGCACGCGGACAGCGAGGAGCTGTTCCGCCGGTTCGTCCGTGAGATCGGTCTCGCGCAGCAGATCGATCACCCCAACCTGATGCGGCACCTCGACTCGGGGATCGCCGACGGCACGCTCTACTACGCGATGGAGGTCGTTCCGCACGGCACCATGCGACAGGTGCTCCGGCAACGGGGGGTGCTGTCGTGGCGCGACGCCGTGGAGGGCGCCATGCACGTGGCCGACGCGCTCAGCGCCCTGCACCAAGCGGGCGTGGTGCACCGCGACCTGAAGCCCGAGAACATCTTCCTATCGGAGTCTGGGTTGTTGAAGCTGGGCGACTTCGGTCTGGCGTTCACCGACCAGGGGAGCCAGATCACGCTCGGCGGGCAGACCGTCGGCTCGGTCCGCTACATGGCGCCGGAGCAGGTGCGTGGGCAGCGCGACCTGGACGGCCGCTGCGACCTCTACGCGTTGGGCTGCGTGCTGTTCGAGATGCTCACCGGCCGCCCGCCGTTTGTTTCTACCGAGCCGATGCGGGCCTTCATGCAGCACGTCGAAGAGGCGCCCCCACGGGTGCGGACGCTGGCGCCGGGGGCGCCGCGATCGCTCGACGCGCTGGTCGATTGCTTGCTGAGCAAGGACAAGCACGACCGGCCACCCAGCGCCGAGGCGCTCGGCCGGGCGCTCGCTGCGCTGCTCGATTCCGAGGCGGGCGAGGTCCCCTCCCTCGATGCCTACCTGAGCGGTGCGACGCCCGCCATCGAGCCGCTGCCCGTGGGTGACGCAGAAGAAGAGGACTCCCTCTACGGTTCAAGCACGCCCGCAAGCGGCCTGCTAGCCGCGGACGAGGCGGCGGAACTGGCGCCGGAAGAACCGGCCGACGCGCCGCGGCCGACCGACCTTGCCCACCGCTTGAGCGTCGGGCCGCCCGCCGCGGCGCCGGCGTCCAACGGGAAGCTGCTAGCGCTGCTCGCAGCCGTAGCGGTTGTAGCGATTGGGATCACGATCGCCTCGCAAGGCATCGGGGGCCCCGACGACCCGCCGGCGCCCCCTGCGGCGGGGGCAGTAGCGCCTTAG
- a CDS encoding SDR family oxidoreductase, translating into MGPSASPPAPVIVTGATGYVGGRLVPELLQRGLCVRCLVREPRKLQLRPWRNQPGVEVVKDDLSDKSLLVDHLRGCSAAYYLIHSMISSGEDYAGHDRKLAEKFARAAAEARLPRTIYLGGLGEMGAGLSEHLRSRREVEDALASTGVPLTTLRAAMIIGSGSASFEILRYLVERLPVMVTPSWVRTQSQPIAIDDVLYWLAQCLRTPETVGQTLEIGGADVMRYDQLMKIMASELGLPERWVVPVPVLTPKLSSHWIGLVTPVSHRIARPLAEGLRNRVVVNDHRAAELMPHTPLGVQESIHRAVKRTRAGEVPTRWSAAGPIPGDPDWAGGKVFEDIRSITIQATPARVFRAVCRVGGGHGWYSADVLWRIRGWMDLMVGGPGLRRGRRDPNEVEFGEALDFWRVVGLERDRSLRLLAEMKLPGVARLDFDLAPTGGTPAGGDPQTEDSQTQDPESAEATNLTMTARFRPRGLSGLAYWYSVLPLHHVVFGGMLRGIQRAAEAPEGTE; encoded by the coding sequence ATGGGTCCCTCCGCTAGTCCGCCAGCGCCGGTGATCGTTACGGGCGCCACCGGCTACGTCGGGGGGCGTCTCGTGCCGGAACTGCTTCAGCGCGGTCTCTGCGTGCGTTGTCTGGTCCGCGAACCCCGCAAGCTCCAGCTTCGGCCGTGGCGGAACCAGCCCGGGGTTGAGGTGGTCAAGGACGACCTGTCCGACAAGTCTCTGCTAGTCGATCACCTGCGTGGGTGCTCCGCGGCTTACTACTTGATCCACTCGATGATCTCCTCGGGGGAGGACTACGCCGGTCACGACCGCAAGCTTGCTGAGAAGTTCGCCCGCGCCGCGGCCGAGGCCCGCCTGCCGCGGACGATCTACCTCGGCGGGCTCGGAGAGATGGGGGCCGGCCTGAGCGAGCACCTGCGTTCCAGACGCGAGGTAGAAGACGCGCTCGCCTCGACCGGCGTCCCGCTCACGACGCTGCGCGCGGCGATGATCATCGGCTCGGGATCGGCGTCGTTCGAGATCCTCCGCTACCTGGTGGAACGACTGCCGGTGATGGTCACCCCTTCCTGGGTGCGCACACAGAGCCAGCCGATCGCCATCGACGACGTGCTGTACTGGCTGGCGCAGTGCCTGCGGACGCCAGAGACGGTCGGCCAGACGCTCGAGATCGGGGGCGCCGACGTGATGCGCTACGATCAGCTCATGAAGATCATGGCCAGCGAGCTTGGCCTCCCGGAACGCTGGGTGGTGCCGGTGCCGGTGCTCACGCCCAAGCTCAGTTCCCACTGGATCGGACTGGTGACGCCCGTCAGCCACCGCATCGCCAGGCCGCTGGCCGAAGGGCTCCGCAACCGAGTGGTCGTGAACGACCACCGCGCCGCGGAGCTCATGCCCCACACGCCACTGGGGGTGCAAGAGTCCATCCATCGTGCGGTCAAGCGGACCCGCGCCGGCGAGGTCCCCACCCGCTGGTCCGCCGCCGGGCCTATCCCCGGCGACCCCGATTGGGCCGGCGGCAAGGTGTTCGAAGACATCCGCTCGATCACCATCCAGGCCACACCCGCCCGGGTCTTCCGCGCCGTGTGCCGCGTTGGGGGTGGCCACGGCTGGTACTCCGCCGATGTGCTCTGGCGGATCCGCGGCTGGATGGACCTGATGGTGGGCGGCCCCGGCCTGCGACGCGGCCGACGCGACCCCAACGAGGTCGAGTTCGGCGAGGCGCTCGATTTTTGGCGCGTGGTCGGGCTGGAGCGCGACCGCTCCCTCCGGCTGCTGGCCGAGATGAAGCTGCCGGGAGTGGCGCGGCTTGATTTCGATCTCGCCCCCACCGGCGGCACGCCCGCCGGCGGCGACCCCCAGACCGAGGACTCCCAAACCCAGGATCCCGAGAGCGCAGAAGCGACCAACCTCACCATGACGGCCCGCTTCCGCCCCCGCGGCCTGTCGGGGCTCGCCTACTGGTACTCGGTGCTGCCGCTGCACCACGTCGTCTTCGGGGGCATGCTGCGCGGCATCCAGCGGGCGGCCGAGGCGCCGGAGGGGACCGAGTAA
- a CDS encoding acyl-CoA desaturase: MSQTTTLRPEVSPEVAPEEALDAPLNSTHVDTKRLDLPEGVDTSIVQWGYAISFVVIHAAACLIFVPWLFSWVGVITFLVGMHVYGQLGVPICYHRLLTHKSFKSPKWFERSLATLALFSAQETPARWVAWHRMHHQHSDHQPDPHSPLVTFFWAHAGWLCVRNKTTHNFLNYEKYARDILQDPYYMWVEKLPMPMLLFFTGHAAIYFAVAWAISACFYGPASMEALRIALSVLVWGVFARVVLVWHFTWSVNSLSHLWGYRNHETTDDSRNNWFVAIVTGGEGWHNNHHADQSSASVQHRWWEIDTNYYIIRLFEKVGLAWDIVPPLHVRRAEQARTK, encoded by the coding sequence ATGAGCCAAACCACTACGCTGCGGCCCGAAGTGTCGCCTGAGGTTGCGCCCGAGGAGGCACTCGACGCGCCGCTCAATTCGACGCATGTCGATACAAAACGTCTGGACCTGCCCGAGGGGGTCGACACCAGCATCGTGCAGTGGGGCTACGCGATCTCGTTCGTCGTGATCCACGCCGCGGCCTGTTTGATCTTCGTGCCGTGGCTGTTCTCCTGGGTCGGCGTCATCACGTTTTTGGTCGGCATGCACGTTTACGGGCAGCTTGGCGTCCCCATCTGCTACCACCGGCTGCTGACGCACAAGAGCTTCAAGTCGCCGAAGTGGTTCGAGCGTTCGCTCGCCACGCTGGCGTTGTTCAGCGCGCAAGAAACGCCCGCGCGGTGGGTGGCTTGGCATCGGATGCACCACCAGCACTCCGACCACCAGCCCGACCCGCACAGCCCGCTGGTGACCTTCTTCTGGGCGCACGCCGGCTGGCTGTGTGTGCGGAACAAGACCACGCACAACTTCCTGAACTACGAGAAGTACGCACGCGACATCTTGCAGGACCCCTATTACATGTGGGTCGAGAAGCTGCCGATGCCGATGCTGCTGTTCTTCACGGGTCACGCGGCCATCTACTTCGCCGTGGCGTGGGCAATCTCGGCCTGCTTCTACGGGCCGGCCAGCATGGAAGCCCTGCGGATCGCGCTGAGCGTGCTGGTGTGGGGCGTGTTCGCCCGTGTGGTGCTGGTGTGGCACTTCACTTGGAGCGTGAACTCGCTCTCGCACCTGTGGGGCTACCGCAACCACGAGACCACCGACGACAGCCGCAACAACTGGTTCGTGGCGATCGTCACCGGCGGCGAGGGTTGGCACAACAACCACCACGCCGACCAGTCGTCCGCCAGCGTGCAGCACCGTTGGTGGGAGATCGACACCAACTACTACATCATCCGGCTGTTCGAGAAGGTCGGCCTGGCGTGGGACATCGTGCCGCCGCTGCACGTCCGGCGGGCCGAGCAAGCCCGCACGAAATAG